The Candidatus Zixiibacteriota bacterium genome segment GTCTTAGCGGCCGACGCTTTTTTTGTCGGCTTCTTATCGGTCGCTTCTTTCTTGGAAGCGGTCTTGCTTGCAGTGGCTTTGCCAGTTGCAGGCTTTTTGGCTGGAGCCTTCTTCTTGGCCGGAGCTTTCTTCTTAGCCGGGGTCTTGGCAGCAGGTTTGTCTTCTGCCTTCTCGGGTGCACTAGCCTTACGTTTTGACGGCGCCTTGGCTTGCTCCTGCTGCTCCATCTCTGCCTCCAGAAGAACTGTTAGGTGGCAGAACCGCTTGCGAATGCGGAATATCCGTCCCATCGACTGGAACCGGATACGTTTGGCCGTCGGGGCCTGATCGACCGAGATATCCTTAATAAAGAGGTCTTCTGGCCGGAGGCTGTCTGTTCCTTCAATCGATAAAGCATTGGCGGCCGCCGATTTCACCGTTTTTGCCAGATGATGAGCGGCAATACGAGGCGTAAAGTTAAGCACGTTGAGCGCTTCCTCAACCGGCATACCCTTCACCATATTGGCTACCAGACGCATCTTGCGCGGTGGGATGCTAAGATACAGCAGTCGGGCGGTTGCAGTTACTAACATGGCTCAACACTATCCTTTCAGAGACGAGGAACGCTCTGCCAGTCTGCCGCCGTGCCCGCGATAGGTGCGGGTCGGGGAGAACTCACCAAGTTTGTGGCCCACCATAGTCTCAGTAATGTAGACCGGGATGAACTTATTTCCGTTGTGTACTGCCACCGTATGTCCCACAAAGTCGGGCGTAATAGTGGAGCGTCGCGACCAGGTTTTCACAACCCTCTTGTCGCCGCTATTGTTCAGTGACTCAATTCGGTAGGCCAACCGGTCTTCAATAAAGGGGCCTTTTTTAAGTGATCGTGGCATCTATACGTACTCCATCGCAATTATGATTTCGATCTGCGATCCTGGACCAAATGGTCGTTGGATTTGCGCTTACTGCGCGTCTTGTAACCTTTTGTCGGCTTACCCCAAGGTGTACAGGGATGGCGGCCACCGGAACTACGTCCTTCACCACCGCCCATAGGGTGATCCACCGGGTTCATCGCCACACCACGAACCGACGGACGCCGACCGCGCCAGCGTGAGGCACCGGCCTTGCCCCAGACCACATTCTTGTGATCGACATTGGAGACCTGACCGATTGTGGCATAGCAAATAATAGGGACCGTGCGGACTTCACCGGACGGCATTTTCAGAATAGCTTTCTTACCTTCCTTGGCCACCAGCTGCACA includes the following:
- the rpsS gene encoding 30S ribosomal protein S19; translated protein: MPRSLKKGPFIEDRLAYRIESLNNSGDKRVVKTWSRRSTITPDFVGHTVAVHNGNKFIPVYITETMVGHKLGEFSPTRTYRGHGGRLAERSSSLKG
- the rplV gene encoding 50S ribosomal protein L22; protein product: MLVTATARLLYLSIPPRKMRLVANMVKGMPVEEALNVLNFTPRIAAHHLAKTVKSAAANALSIEGTDSLRPEDLFIKDISVDQAPTAKRIRFQSMGRIFRIRKRFCHLTVLLEAEMEQQEQAKAPSKRKASAPEKAEDKPAAKTPAKKKAPAKKKAPAKKPATGKATASKTASKKEATDKKPTKKASAAKTKKPVASKKAEPKSKSADK